The sequence below is a genomic window from Rudanella lutea DSM 19387.
TCCAGAGTTCGGGGTCGGGGTCGTTGTACTGAAACCCAGCGAACAGGGCAAACAATAGCGCAAATACGATGGAAAGTGATTTCAACATAAGGATATACGGTAAAGAAATTTAGGGACTCGGATTAAGGTAAGAAGCACCAAAAACCTTCTCGCCTACTCCATATTTCTTACGCCAACCGCCAATGGAGTTATTGACAGTACTGTGCAACGGCATTGACGGCATCAGCATATCCCAATTGCTTAGCTTGCTTCAGACTCAGACAGGCCGCATCGCGTTGGTTATTAAGCAACTGCGCCAGCCCTAAGCCGTAAAACGCTTTGCCAAATGCCGGATCGGCTTCGACTGATTTTTGAAAGTCGGCCAGGGCAGCCGGCAAATTTTTCTGGTTGAAATACAGATTACCCCGATTGTATAAAGCCAGGGCATTTTTTGGGTTCAACTCAATGGCCTTTGTAAAATCAGTGATGGCGGGCTGCACCTGACTCTGGGTCGCAAACAGCTGTCCCCGGTTCAGGTACAGATCCGAACTGGCCGAACGCGCGGTATCGGGTACAAGCCGGATGGCATCAGAATAATCTTTCAGAGCCCCTTCCAGATCGCTCTGGGCTATTTTGAGCAAGGCCCGGTTGTAATAAGGACGGTAAAAGTTGGGGGCCACCTGTATGGCCTGATCGTAGTCGAGCTGGGCGTTGCTGTATTCTTTTTGCTCGAAATACGCTACCCCCCGGGTGTTCAGGGCTTCGGCATTTTCTTCATCAGCCTCCACCGCCTGATTCAGGGCCGCAATGGCTTCACGGGTTTTACCTTCTTTCAAAAGTGCCCGACCTTGTTCGAGATACGCATCCGACGACGTACAGGCTTGTAGCAGGACGAGAACAAAACCTGCGTACCATGTATTTTTTAGATTCATTATTAACTTGAGCATCAATGGTTTTTCGGCTTAACAGCCAAAAAACCGGGTCCAAACAATCACAAAAGTACAACCAGACCTTTACAAACCCCGAAAATTGGTGTATGTTTGCATCGGCAAATCGGTGCTACCAGCTCCCGCTGAATCCCCCAGGTCTTGACCGAAGCAAGGGTAGGTGGTCGTAGCGGTGAGACATTCGATTTGCCTTTTTTTGTGTCCTTTCCCTTCCCTCCCCATGGAATTGACCCACACGCTCCGCGAGGCTTTCCTTGCCCGATTCAACGCTAATCCTACGCTTATCTGTTCGCCCGGCCGGGTCAACCTGATTGGTGAACATACCGATTATAATGAAGGATTTGTGCTACCGGCGGCTATCGACAAAGCGATTTATCTGGCTGTTGGTGCCCGCCCCGACGATCAGTTGCACCTTGTAGCCGCCGACCTGAACGAGACCTTTACCGGGTCGGTGGGTTCGCTACAGAAAACAAACTCTTGGGCCGATTACCTGCTGGGCGTGGTAAGTGAGTTTGCGCAAGCCGGATTGCCGGTAGGCGGCATGAACATCGTTTTTGGTGGTACGATTCCGATTGGCTCGGGCTTATCCTCGTCGGCGGCCCTCGAAAACGGCGTCGCCCTCGCGCTTGACCACCTGTACAACCACGACCAAACTGACCGTTTGCACATGGTGAAGCTGACCCAGCGGGCCGAAAACCGGTTTGTGGGCGTACAATGCGGGATCATGGATCAGTTTGCAAGCATGATGGGGCGGGCCAACCACGTGATTAAGCTCGACTGCCGCTCGCTCGAATACGCCTACGCCCCCTTGCAAATGGATGGGATTCGGATTGTCCTCTGCGACTCGCGGGTGAAACACTCGCTGGCGGCATCGGAATACAACACCCGCCGGGCAGAGTGTGAGGCTGGTGTCCGAATCGTACGGGCTGCGTACGGCGACACGATCCACAGCCTGCGCGATGTGACAATGGACATGCTTGATGCCCAGCTGCGCGACCGCGAGCCCCTGCTCTATCGGCGTTGTGCCTACGTAGTGCAGGAAAACGAGCGGCTCCTGAGCGCCGTAGGTCACTTAGACGCCGGTAATCTCGACGCGTTTGGCCAACTCATGTACGGTTCACACGAGGGGTTGAGCCACTGGTACGAAGTGAGTTGCCCTGAGCTGGATATCCTGGTCGATATTGCGCGTACCGTTCCGGGTGTACTGGGAGCCCGCATGATGGGCGGGGGGTTTGGCGGCTGTACGATCAATCTGGTTCGGGCCGAGGCACTCGATGCCTTCACCACAACGATGCTGGAGCAGTTCCGGGCCCGCACCGGTACCGACACGCTGATTCATACCTGCCAGATTCAGAATGGCACGCACCTTCTCTAACATTCCTTTATTTTTGTACAAAATCAGACTGACTCTATGAAATTTTTCATCGATACGGCAAATCTGGCCGAAATTCGTGAAGCGCAGGACATGGGTATCCTCGACGGTGTAACCACTAACCCGTCACTCATGGCCAAAGAAGGTATCACCGGCAAAGACAACGTGCTGCGTCACTACAAGCAAATCTGCGACATTGTAGAGGGCGACGTAAGTGCCGAAGTTATTGCGACGACGTTTGACGAAATGATTCGCGAAGGCGAGGAGTTGGCCGAACTCGACGAGAACATCGTGGTTAAAGTGCCGATGATCAAAGACGGCGTTAAAGCGATCAAGTACTTCTCCGAAAAAGGTATCCGCACTAACTGTACACTTGTTTTCTCGGCGGGTCAGGCTTTGCTGGCTGCTAAAGCCGGGGCTTCGTACGTATCACCGTTTGTGGGTCGGCTCGACGATATTTCGACCGATGGTATCGCGCTGATCGAGCAGATTGTGGGAATTTACCGGAATTACGGCTATACCACTGAGGTGTTGGCCGCTTCGGTACGGCACCCGATGCACCTGATTCAGTGCGCCGAAATTGGTGCCGACGTGATGACGGGCCCGTTGAGCGTTATCAAAGCCCTGCTCAACCACCCCCTCACTGATATTGGCCTCGCCAAATTCCTGGAAGACAACAAGAAGGCAGCAAATAAATAAGTTTTCGGTTTGCGGTTTATAGTTTACAGTTAATGCTGATGGCAACGTGATTCCCGTTAGATATTGTGAACTATAAACCGTAAACTGTAAACCGTAAACTTTCTCTATGTTCAGCACCGAACCCGTTCTGATGCTCGAAAGAGCCGACATTTTTCAGGATACGAAGCTGATTCTGGGCGATATTAGTTTCTCGATTCAGAAAGGTGAATTCGTGTATCTGATCGGCCGGACAGGCAGTGGAAAGACATCTCTGCTCAAGACGCTCTACGCCGACCTGAAACTGCAGAGCGGACAGGGAAACGTTGCCGGCACACCTTTGCACCGGATCGATAAAAAGCAGATTCCGTTTCTACGCCGGAAAATTGGTATCGTGTTTCAGGATTTCCAGCTGTTCTTCGACCGCAATGTGGAAGAGAACCTGCGCTTTGTGCTGAAAGCAACGGGCTGGACCGACAAGAAAAAAATGACCGACCGTATTTCCGAAGTGCTGATGCAGGTCGGGCTGGGTACGGCTCAGCGTAAAATGCCCCATCAGCTCTCAGGGGGTGAGCAGCAACGGGTGGTCATTGCCCGTGCCATGCTCAACGAACCGCAGATTCTGATTGCCGACGAGCCCACGGGTAACCTCGACCCGGCTGTATCGGATCAGATTATGCAGGTATTTCGGGCCATCAACAATGCCGGAACCGCTATTCTGATGGCTACACACAACTACGAACTCCTCACCCGCTACCCCGCCCGCACACTCCGCGTAGGCGAAGGAACAGTAGAGGAAGTGCCCCCCGGAACCCGGTTTTGAGGTAAATAGCACAACGAAAAAGGGAGAAAGCAGAAAGGAAAAGGCATTGCGCCCGTTCTTTCTGCTTTCTCCCTTTTCTGTTTTATACCCCTACTTCGACCGTAAATACACAAACGGCACCACCATTTCTTCCAACGAAACACCCCCGTGCTGGAACGTATCGCGGTAGTAGTTCACGTAGTAATTGTAGTTGTTGGGGTACGCAAAGAAGTAATCTTCCATAGTAAAGACGTAGGCCGTCGATACGTTAGGCTTGGGCAGGAACAACCGCTCGGGCTTACGGGCCACAAACAGGTGGTTATCATCAAAGCCCAGATTCTTACCCTGCTTATACCGCAGGTTGGTATTGGTTTCGCGGTAACCCACAATCTTGGCCGGTTTCTGCACCCGAATCATGCCGTGGTCGGTGGTTACGATCAGGCGGCCCCCTTTGTCGGCAATCTTACGCAGTAGTTCGAG
It includes:
- the galK gene encoding galactokinase produces the protein MELTHTLREAFLARFNANPTLICSPGRVNLIGEHTDYNEGFVLPAAIDKAIYLAVGARPDDQLHLVAADLNETFTGSVGSLQKTNSWADYLLGVVSEFAQAGLPVGGMNIVFGGTIPIGSGLSSSAALENGVALALDHLYNHDQTDRLHMVKLTQRAENRFVGVQCGIMDQFASMMGRANHVIKLDCRSLEYAYAPLQMDGIRIVLCDSRVKHSLAASEYNTRRAECEAGVRIVRAAYGDTIHSLRDVTMDMLDAQLRDREPLLYRRCAYVVQENERLLSAVGHLDAGNLDAFGQLMYGSHEGLSHWYEVSCPELDILVDIARTVPGVLGARMMGGGFGGCTINLVRAEALDAFTTTMLEQFRARTGTDTLIHTCQIQNGTHLL
- the fsa gene encoding fructose-6-phosphate aldolase, with the protein product MKFFIDTANLAEIREAQDMGILDGVTTNPSLMAKEGITGKDNVLRHYKQICDIVEGDVSAEVIATTFDEMIREGEELAELDENIVVKVPMIKDGVKAIKYFSEKGIRTNCTLVFSAGQALLAAKAGASYVSPFVGRLDDISTDGIALIEQIVGIYRNYGYTTEVLAASVRHPMHLIQCAEIGADVMTGPLSVIKALLNHPLTDIGLAKFLEDNKKAANK
- a CDS encoding cell division ATP-binding protein FtsE; this translates as MFSTEPVLMLERADIFQDTKLILGDISFSIQKGEFVYLIGRTGSGKTSLLKTLYADLKLQSGQGNVAGTPLHRIDKKQIPFLRRKIGIVFQDFQLFFDRNVEENLRFVLKATGWTDKKKMTDRISEVLMQVGLGTAQRKMPHQLSGGEQQRVVIARAMLNEPQILIADEPTGNLDPAVSDQIMQVFRAINNAGTAILMATHNYELLTRYPARTLRVGEGTVEEVPPGTRF
- a CDS encoding tetratricopeptide repeat protein → MNLKNTWYAGFVLVLLQACTSSDAYLEQGRALLKEGKTREAIAALNQAVEADEENAEALNTRGVAYFEQKEYSNAQLDYDQAIQVAPNFYRPYYNRALLKIAQSDLEGALKDYSDAIRLVPDTARSASSDLYLNRGQLFATQSQVQPAITDFTKAIELNPKNALALYNRGNLYFNQKNLPAALADFQKSVEADPAFGKAFYGLGLAQLLNNQRDAACLSLKQAKQLGYADAVNAVAQYCQ